Proteins from a single region of Stigmatella erecta:
- a CDS encoding tRNA1(Val) (adenine(37)-N6)-methyltransferase: MRLPSPQQLLEFPQSVRLALKPMPGETLDAICGGEVQVLQRRAGYRFSLDPILLAHFAVFEAGAHRGRLIDLGTGSGIIPLVLAKRLGLREVTGLELQPRLYALAERNVYLNRCEQQVTLVQGDLRQVSQFFAPGSFGHVLCNPPYRACTTGRSSVTLEKALARHEVACSLQDVAGAARHLLTPRGGLSVVYPAARFAELVAVLREHRLEPKTVRMVHPRAERPAKLVLLHAVKGGRADLRVLPPLVLHAEDEHAFTEEVSAMVG, from the coding sequence GTGAGGCTTCCGTCGCCACAACAGCTGCTGGAGTTTCCCCAGAGCGTGCGGCTCGCCCTGAAGCCCATGCCTGGAGAGACGCTGGATGCGATCTGCGGCGGCGAGGTGCAGGTGCTCCAGCGGCGCGCGGGCTACCGCTTCTCGTTGGATCCCATCCTGCTGGCGCACTTCGCGGTCTTCGAGGCCGGGGCGCACCGGGGGCGGTTGATCGACCTCGGAACGGGCAGCGGCATCATCCCGCTCGTCCTGGCCAAGCGCCTGGGGCTGCGCGAGGTGACGGGGCTGGAACTGCAGCCGCGGCTGTACGCGCTGGCCGAGCGCAACGTGTACCTGAACCGCTGTGAGCAGCAGGTGACGCTGGTGCAGGGGGACCTGCGGCAGGTGTCCCAGTTCTTCGCCCCGGGGAGCTTCGGCCACGTGCTGTGCAATCCGCCGTACCGGGCCTGCACCACGGGGCGCAGCAGCGTGACGCTGGAGAAGGCCCTCGCGCGGCACGAGGTGGCGTGCTCGCTGCAGGATGTGGCGGGGGCGGCCCGGCACCTGCTGACGCCCCGGGGAGGCCTGTCGGTGGTGTACCCGGCGGCGCGGTTCGCGGAGCTGGTGGCGGTGCTGCGCGAGCACCGGCTGGAGCCGAAGACGGTGCGCATGGTGCACCCGCGCGCCGAGCGCCCCGCGAAGCTCGTCCTCCTTCACGCCGTGAAGGGGGGACGCGCGGACCTGAGGGTGCTGCCTCCCTTGGTGCTCCACGCCGAGGACGAGCACGCGTTCACCGAAGAGGTGAGCGCCATGGTGGGGTAG
- a CDS encoding DUF1015 family protein, whose translation MARVLPFPALLSTLGSHLETDGPHSRGVPRPTHVRPLLEAPNPDAELGRWRMSGAVLKDPRPALYVVEIQGPAGVLEGPPVRFLLCSLTPDAAPPLEHEPYRPRSWCAEPTVTLAADDHGLLRGLLAEAAAHGSLVWEGALDRSHVVLRRIEPSPVSKRIQAVLDEAPIRPLAALDEQRPTLAAVVPLSEPGLQLEPIHRALKGVETFKEETFLTLVAAYARIYDLDEPLTSPRGLATARERLGTLITGHHAVLLVLPEGRGKILRFRQGLDLAHLKGAPRNPTLRSLDLALLNSLVLRTVLGIREPEEAGHPQVFPIRELGELVQGVESGLFQAGFALNPPPVWEVRAVMEAAATLPSRTLRVEPQPPAGLLFLDPEA comes from the coding sequence ATGGCGCGAGTCCTTCCGTTTCCCGCTCTCCTGTCGACGCTGGGTTCCCATCTGGAAACGGATGGGCCCCACTCCCGGGGTGTTCCCCGTCCCACGCACGTCCGGCCGCTGCTGGAGGCGCCCAACCCGGATGCCGAGCTGGGCCGCTGGCGCATGTCGGGGGCCGTCCTCAAGGACCCCCGTCCCGCGCTCTATGTCGTTGAAATCCAGGGGCCCGCGGGCGTCCTGGAGGGGCCTCCGGTCCGCTTCCTGCTGTGCTCGCTGACGCCGGACGCGGCGCCCCCGCTGGAGCACGAGCCCTACCGCCCGCGCTCCTGGTGCGCCGAGCCCACCGTCACCCTGGCGGCGGATGACCATGGCCTCCTGAGGGGGCTGCTGGCCGAGGCCGCCGCGCATGGCAGCCTGGTGTGGGAAGGGGCCCTGGATCGCTCGCACGTGGTGCTGCGGCGCATCGAGCCCTCGCCGGTGTCCAAGCGTATCCAGGCCGTGCTCGACGAGGCGCCCATCCGCCCGCTGGCGGCGCTGGACGAGCAGCGCCCGACCCTGGCCGCGGTGGTGCCGCTGTCCGAGCCGGGGCTCCAGCTGGAGCCCATCCACCGTGCCCTCAAGGGCGTGGAGACCTTCAAGGAGGAGACATTCCTCACCCTGGTGGCGGCCTACGCGCGCATCTACGACTTGGACGAGCCGTTGACGTCGCCGCGAGGGCTGGCCACGGCGCGCGAGCGGCTGGGCACGCTCATCACCGGCCACCACGCGGTGCTGCTGGTGCTGCCGGAGGGGCGGGGGAAGATTCTCCGGTTCCGGCAAGGGTTGGATTTGGCACACCTGAAGGGGGCCCCGCGCAACCCCACGCTGCGCAGCCTGGACCTGGCGTTGCTCAACTCGCTGGTGCTGCGCACGGTGCTGGGCATCCGGGAGCCGGAGGAGGCGGGCCACCCGCAGGTGTTCCCCATCCGTGAGCTCGGGGAGCTGGTGCAAGGGGTGGAGTCCGGGCTCTTCCAGGCGGGCTTCGCGCTCAATCCGCCCCCGGTGTGGGAGGTGAGGGCAGTCATGGAGGCAGCCGCCACGCTGCCGTCCCGCACGTTGCGCGTTGAACCCCAGCCGCCCGCAGGCCTCCTGTTCCTGGATCCCGAAGCCTAG